From a single Candidatus Chlorobium masyuteum genomic region:
- a CDS encoding 2-isopropylmalate synthase: MKEKILVFDTTLRDGEQSPGASLNVQEKVEIARQLEKLGVDVIEAGFPASSPLQLDAVQRVGAESGKIVAALARAVEGDITAAWKALQQARKPRIHTFIGTSDIHISGKFGSERYGLTLQEKRKTILKMAADAVAFAKTFTKDIEFSAEDAGRTDPGYLAEIIEAVISAGATTVNIPDTTGYTWPSEFGEKIERLRKSVPNIGDAVISVHCHNDLGLAVANTLSAIQHGARQVECSMNGIGERAGNASLEEIVMALKVRSDLHNFCTGVVTEELYNTSRMVSTFTGIIIQPNKAIVGDNAFSHESGIHQDGMLKNRETYEVMTPESVGVPRTSIVLGRHSGKHGLQSRLLALGYKLQDAELEAVYRRFVDIADKKKEVYDDDLRVLMGDELTRPGSAFELDYMHINSGTASIPTATVRIKHNEQVYEESATGDGPVDACFRAIERALGLESMVTSYSVRSTTAGRQALGEALVRIRDRTISFNGRGVSTDIIEASAKAYLQALGLRQHHFENNSSETIDNGV; this comes from the coding sequence GTGAAAGAGAAGATTCTGGTATTTGACACAACACTGCGCGACGGGGAGCAATCACCCGGCGCATCGTTGAATGTGCAGGAGAAGGTGGAGATTGCCCGGCAGCTTGAAAAACTCGGCGTCGACGTCATAGAGGCCGGTTTTCCTGCCTCATCTCCCCTGCAGCTTGATGCAGTACAGCGTGTCGGAGCAGAGTCGGGCAAGATTGTGGCTGCCCTTGCAAGAGCGGTTGAAGGCGACATAACTGCTGCATGGAAGGCCCTGCAGCAGGCGCGCAAGCCTCGCATACACACCTTCATCGGCACGTCCGATATTCATATTTCCGGAAAATTCGGCAGCGAGCGCTACGGACTTACCCTGCAGGAGAAGCGCAAAACCATTCTCAAAATGGCGGCTGATGCTGTCGCCTTTGCAAAAACCTTTACCAAAGATATTGAGTTTTCCGCTGAAGATGCCGGTCGTACCGATCCCGGCTATCTGGCAGAGATAATTGAAGCGGTTATTTCGGCCGGTGCCACAACGGTCAATATTCCCGATACAACCGGCTACACCTGGCCTTCAGAGTTCGGAGAGAAAATCGAGCGTCTCCGAAAGAGTGTACCCAACATCGGAGATGCAGTCATCAGTGTCCACTGCCATAACGACCTTGGTCTTGCTGTAGCCAACACCCTCAGCGCCATTCAGCATGGGGCTCGCCAGGTGGAGTGTTCCATGAACGGCATTGGAGAGCGTGCCGGAAATGCCTCACTTGAGGAGATTGTGATGGCCCTTAAAGTCCGCAGTGACCTGCATAACTTCTGCACCGGAGTCGTCACCGAAGAGCTCTACAACACGAGCCGTATGGTATCCACCTTTACGGGTATTATTATCCAGCCCAACAAGGCGATTGTGGGCGATAACGCATTCTCTCACGAGTCCGGCATTCATCAGGACGGTATGCTTAAAAACCGTGAGACCTATGAGGTGATGACACCCGAATCGGTAGGTGTACCCCGGACAAGCATTGTGCTTGGTCGCCACTCCGGAAAGCATGGATTGCAGTCCCGTCTTCTTGCTCTCGGCTACAAACTGCAGGATGCCGAGCTTGAAGCTGTTTACCGGCGCTTCGTTGATATTGCCGACAAAAAGAAAGAGGTCTACGATGACGATCTCCGAGTGCTGATGGGCGATGAACTGACCAGACCCGGAAGCGCTTTTGAACTCGACTACATGCATATCAACAGCGGTACCGCTTCGATTCCGACGGCAACAGTCCGAATAAAACACAACGAACAGGTGTATGAAGAGTCGGCAACCGGTGATGGCCCGGTTGATGCCTGTTTCAGGGCCATTGAGCGGGCGCTTGGTCTGGAATCGATGGTTACCTCCTACTCGGTCCGTTCAACAACCGCCGGCCGCCAGGCTCTCGGCGAAGCACTGGTACGCATCAGGGACCGTACTATATCCTTTAACGGAAGAGGGGTTTCGACCGATATTATTGAAGCCAGTGCCAAAGCCTACCTCCAGGCTCTCGGCCTTCGCCAGCATCATTTTGAAAACAACTCATCAGAAACCATAGATAACGGGGTTTAA
- a CDS encoding LeuD/DmdB family oxidoreductase small subunit, with the protein METIIQGKAYVLGKNIDTDQIIPAEHLVYSLSDPEEVKLYGKYALSGVPPEQGGLPEGNIPFIREGEFSSDYTIIIAGPNFGCGSSREHAPFALKVAGAKAIIAESYARIFYRNCVDGGFVIPYETAELLNQVIKTGDELKIDVKANTIENLSRNVTYKLNPLGDVFSIIEAGGIFAYARQENLMAQS; encoded by the coding sequence ATGGAGACCATCATTCAGGGCAAAGCCTATGTACTGGGCAAAAATATTGATACCGACCAGATTATTCCGGCCGAACACCTGGTCTACAGCCTCTCCGACCCCGAAGAGGTAAAGCTTTACGGCAAATATGCCTTGTCGGGCGTTCCTCCCGAGCAGGGCGGACTGCCTGAAGGCAACATCCCCTTCATCCGTGAAGGAGAGTTCAGCTCCGACTACACCATTATCATTGCAGGCCCGAACTTCGGCTGCGGTTCGTCCAGGGAGCATGCTCCTTTCGCGCTGAAAGTTGCCGGTGCGAAAGCCATTATTGCGGAATCCTACGCACGGATTTTTTATCGCAACTGTGTAGACGGCGGTTTTGTTATCCCCTATGAGACGGCTGAACTGCTCAACCAGGTTATCAAGACCGGTGATGAGCTGAAAATCGATGTTAAAGCCAACACCATCGAAAACCTGAGCCGCAACGTCACCTATAAGCTCAATCCTCTCGGCGATGTCTTCAGCATCATAGAGGCTGGCGGGATTTTCGCTTATGCCCGTCAGGAAAATTTAATGGCGCAAAGCTGA
- the radC gene encoding RadC family protein: MRIHDLDPENRPRERFLTTGPASLSPAELLAIILRSGTKNHNIVDTCNELIARVGLEKLCDVTISELQKTKGIGQAKAMQIVAIFELNKRLHYSRNQNKKIQAARDVFEYMTGRIPDEKKEHLFVLHLNTKNQIIKSELVSVGTLNASLIHPREVFKAAIRESAHAIILVHNHPSGDVEPSNADRQVTSLLKEASALIQIDLLDHIIIGNTGWFSFRENSLLA; this comes from the coding sequence ATGCGCATCCACGATCTGGACCCGGAGAATAGGCCCCGGGAGCGTTTTCTCACCACCGGACCGGCGTCACTCAGCCCCGCTGAACTTCTGGCGATTATCCTGCGATCAGGCACAAAAAATCATAACATTGTAGACACCTGCAATGAGCTCATAGCCCGTGTAGGACTCGAAAAGCTTTGCGATGTAACAATCAGTGAGTTGCAGAAAACAAAGGGAATCGGACAGGCAAAGGCGATGCAGATTGTAGCAATCTTTGAGTTGAACAAACGGCTGCATTACAGTCGCAATCAGAACAAAAAGATTCAGGCGGCAAGGGATGTATTTGAGTATATGACAGGGAGGATTCCTGACGAGAAAAAAGAGCACCTCTTTGTTCTGCACTTGAACACCAAAAACCAGATCATCAAAAGTGAGCTTGTCTCAGTCGGGACATTGAACGCATCACTTATCCACCCCAGAGAGGTATTTAAAGCCGCTATAAGAGAGAGTGCCCATGCTATCATTTTAGTACATAACCACCCGTCAGGAGATGTTGAACCAAGCAATGCAGACCGGCAGGTCACCTCTCTTCTCAAAGAGGCGAGCGCACTCATCCAGATCGATCTCCTTGATCACATCATCATTGGCAATACAGGCTGGTTCAGCTTCAGGGAGAACTCCCTGCTTGCATAA
- a CDS encoding 3-isopropylmalate dehydratase large subunit has translation MQQTITQKILSRAANRKFVDAGESVWLNVDILLTHDVCGPPTFDIFKQEFGPDAKVWDPQKVVVLPDHYIFTANEHAHRNIDLLRQFAAEQHLPHYYDVGSDRYKGVCHVALAEEGFNIPGTVLFGTDSHTCTSGAFGMFGTGIGNTDAAFILGTGKLWEKVPESIKFTFDGVMPEYLTAKDLILQILGDITTDGATYKAMEFDGEAIFSLPMEERMTLTNMAIEAGGMNGIIAADSVAESYVRARSQKPYEIFRSDPDAKYHSKYHYNVRELEPVVAQPHSPDNRATVRSVQGTKITKSYIGSCTGGKLTDFVMAAKILKGKKVSVTTNIVPATVLVARALETEHYEGVSLKQIFEDAGCSIALPSCAACLGGPSDTVGRSVDNDLVVSTTNRNFPGRMGSKHAGVYLASPLTAAASAVTGKLTDPRDFL, from the coding sequence ATGCAACAAACCATAACCCAGAAGATCCTTTCGAGGGCAGCCAACCGCAAATTTGTCGATGCGGGAGAGAGCGTATGGCTGAATGTCGACATCCTGCTTACCCATGATGTCTGCGGCCCTCCGACTTTTGATATTTTCAAGCAGGAGTTCGGACCGGACGCCAAAGTGTGGGATCCGCAAAAAGTTGTCGTGCTGCCCGACCACTATATTTTCACAGCCAACGAGCATGCCCATCGCAACATCGATCTGTTGCGCCAGTTTGCCGCCGAGCAGCATCTTCCCCACTACTATGATGTCGGCTCCGATCGCTACAAGGGCGTCTGCCATGTCGCCCTGGCTGAGGAGGGATTCAATATTCCCGGTACCGTACTCTTCGGAACTGATTCGCACACCTGTACCTCTGGCGCATTCGGCATGTTCGGTACCGGTATCGGCAACACTGATGCCGCATTCATTCTCGGCACCGGCAAACTCTGGGAAAAGGTCCCTGAATCCATCAAGTTCACCTTTGATGGAGTGATGCCCGAATATCTCACGGCAAAAGACCTGATTTTGCAGATTCTCGGCGATATCACTACCGATGGAGCTACCTACAAGGCAATGGAGTTCGACGGAGAGGCAATTTTTTCACTTCCGATGGAGGAGAGAATGACCCTCACCAATATGGCAATTGAAGCCGGAGGCATGAACGGCATCATTGCTGCCGACAGTGTCGCCGAGAGCTATGTCAGGGCAAGAAGCCAGAAGCCCTACGAGATTTTCCGGAGCGATCCTGATGCCAAATATCACAGCAAGTATCACTACAATGTCCGTGAACTTGAGCCGGTTGTTGCCCAGCCGCACAGCCCCGATAACCGCGCCACTGTCAGAAGTGTCCAGGGAACGAAAATAACCAAGTCCTACATTGGATCCTGCACCGGCGGAAAATTGACCGATTTTGTGATGGCGGCAAAGATCCTGAAGGGGAAAAAAGTATCGGTTACCACCAACATAGTACCTGCAACGGTTCTGGTTGCCAGAGCGCTTGAAACTGAGCACTATGAAGGTGTGAGCCTGAAGCAGATTTTTGAGGATGCAGGGTGCAGCATTGCCCTCCCTTCATGCGCAGCATGCCTCGGTGGTCCTTCCGATACGGTCGGCCGTTCGGTTGATAACGACCTTGTGGTATCAACCACCAACCGCAACTTCCCCGGACGCATGGGCAGCAAGCACGCCGGAGTCTACCTTGCCTCCCCGCTCACAGCGGCGGCATCAGCAGTTACAGGCAAACTCACCGATCCGAGAGATTTTCTCTGA
- a CDS encoding cold-shock protein: protein MAISKVKWFDGKKGYGFILNPDGGEDIFVHFSAILSEQSFKVLNQDAEVDFELDTTQKGLQAKNVRDISGISQSEEQHPQIQSYG from the coding sequence ATGGCAATCAGTAAGGTGAAATGGTTTGACGGCAAAAAGGGCTATGGCTTTATTTTGAATCCGGATGGCGGTGAGGATATTTTCGTTCATTTTTCTGCCATTCTTTCAGAGCAGAGTTTCAAGGTGCTGAACCAGGATGCCGAAGTGGATTTCGAGCTTGATACAACCCAGAAAGGATTGCAGGCAAAGAATGTTCGCGATATTTCCGGCATCAGTCAGTCTGAGGAGCAGCATCCGCAGATTCAGTCATATGGCTAA
- the cimA gene encoding citramalate synthase, which yields MSVQSRKIELYDTTLRDGTQGEHINLSVQDKLLIAEKLDEFGMDYIEGGWPSSNPKDEEFFLKARKLELKHAKLCSFGSTARFAKSVDTDPNLLGLLQSETPVITIFGKTWQAHSEKSLGISDEENAELIFRSVAFLKGEGREVFFDAEHFFDGYKNNQDFALKMLLSAVQGGASRIVLCDTNGGSLPHEVTEIVRHVLQVTGIPVGIHSHNDGDLAVANTIAALQAGATHVQGTINGIGERCGNANLISIIPNIMLKLEGNSTSVNNLGKLTQLSKFVYEILNMPSNTRAPFVGKSAFAHKGGIHVSAVMKESSLYEHIDPALVGNRQRVLVSELAGQSNIRYKAQELGIAIPEKSDVIKNIVNHVKELEHKGYQFDGAEASFELILQKELGSFKPFFEVVETKVHIESGKGAKNVDQAVLKVMVGGEIEHIAADGDGPVNALDKALRKALIHFYPEIKAIKLIDYKVRVLEEKRGTSAKVRVLIESSNGRNTWGTVGVSTNIIEASLLALQDSMNYHLFTVKAALPAAESPLPQT from the coding sequence ATGAGTGTGCAATCAAGAAAAATAGAACTTTACGACACCACCCTGCGCGACGGAACGCAGGGTGAGCATATCAATCTTTCAGTTCAGGACAAGCTGCTTATTGCCGAGAAGCTCGATGAGTTCGGGATGGATTACATAGAGGGCGGATGGCCAAGCAGTAATCCCAAGGATGAAGAGTTTTTCCTCAAAGCCCGCAAGCTGGAGCTCAAACACGCAAAGCTCTGCTCTTTTGGTTCGACCGCCCGTTTTGCAAAAAGTGTTGACACTGACCCCAATCTCCTCGGCCTCCTCCAGTCAGAGACCCCTGTCATCACCATATTCGGCAAAACCTGGCAGGCCCACTCCGAAAAAAGTCTCGGAATTTCAGACGAGGAGAATGCCGAGTTGATCTTTCGTTCGGTTGCTTTCCTCAAGGGTGAAGGACGTGAAGTGTTTTTTGATGCTGAACATTTCTTTGACGGCTACAAGAACAATCAGGATTTCGCACTCAAGATGCTGCTCTCGGCGGTTCAGGGTGGAGCATCGAGAATTGTACTCTGCGACACCAATGGCGGCTCACTGCCGCATGAAGTGACCGAAATCGTCCGACACGTGCTGCAGGTTACCGGTATCCCTGTCGGGATCCATAGCCACAATGACGGAGATCTCGCCGTAGCAAACACCATCGCCGCTCTCCAGGCAGGAGCAACCCATGTTCAGGGTACCATAAACGGCATCGGTGAGCGGTGCGGCAATGCCAATCTCATCAGCATCATTCCGAATATCATGCTGAAACTTGAGGGGAACAGCACCTCCGTAAACAATCTCGGCAAGCTGACACAGCTCTCCAAGTTTGTCTACGAGATTCTCAATATGCCTTCTAACACAAGAGCCCCCTTTGTTGGGAAATCAGCCTTTGCACATAAGGGGGGCATACACGTCAGCGCCGTCATGAAAGAGAGTTCGCTCTACGAGCATATCGACCCTGCTCTTGTTGGCAACCGCCAGAGGGTTCTGGTTTCGGAACTTGCCGGTCAGAGCAACATCCGCTACAAGGCCCAGGAGCTCGGGATTGCTATTCCCGAAAAAAGTGATGTTATCAAGAACATTGTCAACCATGTCAAGGAGCTCGAACACAAAGGGTACCAGTTTGACGGAGCTGAAGCCTCGTTCGAACTGATCCTTCAGAAAGAGCTTGGCAGCTTTAAACCGTTCTTTGAGGTAGTTGAAACCAAGGTGCATATTGAATCCGGAAAGGGTGCCAAAAATGTCGATCAGGCCGTTCTCAAGGTGATGGTTGGCGGTGAGATCGAGCATATTGCCGCTGACGGAGACGGTCCGGTGAACGCACTTGACAAAGCTCTTCGCAAGGCACTGATCCATTTTTATCCTGAAATAAAAGCCATCAAGCTGATCGACTACAAGGTCCGTGTGCTTGAAGAGAAACGGGGCACCAGCGCCAAAGTGAGAGTGCTGATTGAAAGCAGTAATGGCCGGAACACCTGGGGCACAGTCGGCGTTTCAACCAACATCATCGAAGCAAGCCTTCTGGCTCTTCAGGACAGTATGAACTACCACCTCTTCACCGTTAAAGCTGCTCTCCCCGCAGCTGAATCCCCTTTACCTCAGACCTGA